The region cctatctctcctctggacatgtccaaaccatctcagtctggcctctctgactttatctccaagaatttaaacatgaatgaagtttaaaattcaaattattttctgtatttatatttatagataaatttactgtatataaataactGCACTTGTGTTATACTTAATTGTCTTTATCATATTCTGTTCTTGTTTACCTGTGTACATCTTCTACATGAGCAAACTTTCATGTTGACGTTTGACCCATAGGAGCACCGCATATCGAGCATCTCCTCATAGATGAGAGATGAACTACCTAAGCTAACTCATGGAATTGTTTAGCAGAGCAGGACACACGGAATGTCTGCATGTCAAGCTGCCACCAGCACAAACCGCTGATGCAAGTTTGCCTCTGGAGAGCAAATTCCTGTATTACTGCATGAAGCTGCTCAAATACCTTCTAGTCTTCAGTGACTGATGGCAGGAAAGAGACATTACCACAAAGTTATGTGGTAATGTCTATAagcatttttgttttactgctgtAGGTGATTAAGGATGAGCTCATTTGAACTGATTTATATAAAACATTATACTGTAGTTCAATCTACAGCAGTACATCACATCCTATTTGTAGTGTGGCTGTCATGTGAACCATACATCTCAGATGGgctaaaaaaaatgtcctttgacaatgtgttttaaaaatatgaagtttaaaatagtttataaaacaaaagcaaaatcaAAACCAGTCATAAAATAAGTTTTCTCTGTTTAGGGATGTATGGTTTTAACTAGACTAGAGGAAAACAAGTAACTGATCTGTATAGTAATTAATAAATTACTATAAGCTCTCGGACcagtaaaataaagttaaaataaagaaaataaagaaatactcAGGTTAATAATACTAAAGTTAAGTGCAACTGTTTCAAATTAGTACATAAGTGCAGACAGGACCTGACTAATTGTACTCACATGCTGTATTACAGTGCAAAAAATGGAAACAGAAGGCTGTTTATCCAACATATATTAAGAATTTTAATCTATTATAGTGAAATGTTAAGGCATACATACAAATGTTTCCTTTACAAAAGTTCACAGCCACATCAAAATGGATCAACCAGCTGAAGCAAGGCACCCAAACAGAGCCTTTTGTATTTAACATTGGTTATAACTTAAATGAAGAGTACATCTTTGGcaccagaaaacaaaataagtatatatatgaaaaaaacgaacaaacaacaactacaaaatATATTAACTTCTCTCACTTCAAATAGTCATTCATGTAAACACAATTCAAACAAAGTGAAGGCCATTGACTGAACTAAGACACTGCATTGACCAGCAACACATTGTGGTGGGACAAATGATGAACACGTGTCAAAGGAAGGAGAGACTTCACCTTAAGTAATACTACTATTGAAAATATTGTAACGGTGGAAGTAGAATTTGTTACTCAGCTTCTGGGGAACCCAGCATTTTATCCTGAAAAGGAACATATTTCAAACATGGAGGGTAACACATTAGATTCTTCACAAATCCACTGATGTGAAATTtagctgcacccccccccccccctctgaagAGCAGAACGAATCTGAATTGTGGTACATTCCAGTTAAACACAGTCCTGGACAACAGAAGTCTACATTCAGCATTGTTCGGTGATCCTACAGTCTGCAAggagaaataaatagaaaattcCACATTCGGGACAGACTCTGCCCAGAAATGTGAGATActtgagcagtggagaaaacatGGCTGAATATAACACATTGATGGGGACAAGAAATAGAGTAGCAACTGCAAGCCAATCATAGTCGACCATTTCTATCCTAGTGGTAGAACCAGCTACCGTGGCTCAGAAGAAATAACCAACCCCAGAAAAGGAATCATGTGGAGAATGCATGTCATTTTAACAAGGGCGAGGGGTCAGACTTTAGATAGCCTTTTTCTTTAACAGGAGCATTCCCTCAGCGAGGGAATGTGAGAAGATTAGCTCCAGCGTGTAAATGGAGTGGAGGAAATGCTAGGCAGTCACCATCTCAGGCCCCATACATTAACCCGGGATCTGGAAAATTAGACCCCACGTGAAACACTGTTGGTCCTCTGGGCTTTTTTAAGAGAGAAATGAGCAGACATTCTGCAGGCTCTGCATTCAAAGGAAGTTTCCAAATCCTCTGTGAGCTGTGAGCAGGGCCCCAAGTGTATTTTAAAGACAGGAGCAACTGTTAATTTGGGTTTGACTGGATCTGTTTAAGAGAATGATCCTCAGACATGACATGAGAACAGAGGATGCTTATAGAGTCATTTTATAAATATTCCCATTATCTTCAGAGGACGGTCATAGGCTAGCTACTGGAAATTCAAAATTAGCCGAACCAAACTTGCATGTGTGGCATGCTTAATCCAGAATAAGTAAATATACTTGTATAGAATTTAAGAGAGAGACCCTCATGTGTTCCAACTTTCAGACATAAAATAACATCACAACATGAGCAGCatttatacatataaatacaatatgttactaaaaaaaaaaaaaaaacctcatgcGCACAACACATGCATGTTCACAATCAGCAGCCCAGTTCCTATCATAATGCATACTACCCAGGTACCTTGAAGAATTCTGACTTATGAGGCAACTGTCTGCATGCAGCAGAAAGAAAGCTCAACTTCCATCTCCAGACTGTGCAGATTCACGTCCGACTCGTGGTCAGACATCAAGAAGGCCTTTAGCACCTCAGTCAAACATCTCTATCGTCGCTGGCCATCGCTGGTCAGTCACATTTCAGATGAGGATTTCAACCACCTCTGCATCTGACCTATTGATGCTCTTGAATGTCTTCAGTGGTGCCGTCAGCTCCTCCGAGACGTCTACAGACAAGACAAAATTAGAAGATTAGAAAAGCGAGTTTGGTATGCTAACTATGCTGGTAAGTACAGCTGCAATGCTGTCTATTTGTAAAGCTGCACACGGCCTTGTTTAATTTTACCTACAGGGTTTTAACTTATTAGCATCAACAGCACATCATCAGGCTGTCCTGATCCAGGGTCTGgttacattttaaattgtaGTCCAGTGGAAGAAAGAACCAAggtcagtatttttatttctaatttgaTGTTCAACAACAGTTAACCTACCGGTGGAAGCCGCTGAGGTCACCTCAGACGTCTGGAGCTTGTTGGGCTTGGCGGTGGGCTCGGGATCCGGCTGTAACGGCTCACTATGGATGCTCCGGTCTTCCCTCTGGCCCTGAGACGCCCCATGAGGTCGGGACTGCAGTCCAGCAGCACCTGTCTGGTCATCTGAGAGGCTCTTTACTGCAAATGCAGACAAAGAAGCTGCTTAATTACCCGCTCATATCCACATTTATACACTTCTGAACATCTGCCCCGCAAGTTCTTCCCATGACTATTCTGGATGGAGCTATTCTGGAGTGAGAGATGATCTGCATTCCGGTTTAAAAACACGTTGTCTATTTGAGGTGCATGAACTGGTTGTCTTgaactgccggctttttttttttggaagtgtACATTCTGTCTGGCGACTCTGAACAGTCTGCCAGTTGTCGCTTGATAGCATGTGTCATTAAAGACCCAAAATTCCTTAGTGCTGCAACAAGTGTGGAGGAAATCATCTTGTTCTCACCTTTAGTGTCTGTGCAGACTGACACTGTGTTGATGGAGGGGACGGACCTGGCCAGACGAAGCCCCTGTTTCTCCAGGTTGCCCTGCTCCCACTTGGAGCGCTGCTGGAGGACTTTGATGACAGCATCCTTCTCCAGAAGGTGAGCGTAAAGAGCTCGGATCCTACCAAACACACTGTTAGATCACCATCGCAGGACGCAAACCTTGAATTAAGGATTCAGGATGATGGATACCTGTTCTCCATCTCCTGGTGTCTGTGACTTGACAAAGGCAGGTCTTCGTTGAAGCTGCTGTTTGGTGAATGTCGAGGAGAATGATTGATGATGGTCGTGTCTCTGCAAGGAAAACAGAATTGTTAAAAACTTCCTTGCTTGCAATTTTAGctatccaatttttttttgttatgctACAAATCCTGTTGCCCGTACCTCTGTGCTGCAGCCGTAGCAGCTGCATCCATTGCAAACTGCCTCATTGTGCTCTCCTCCAGGTACTTCTGCTCCCACTTGGTGATGTCTGCCTCCAAGGCCAGGACAcgctcctccttctctctcagctgctgctgcatcgTGGATGAGCTCACCTCTGACATCGTGGGGTTGGCTGCCTGGTTCTGAGCCTGAAACGATTGAAACATACtttaaaaaaaccacacaaaaaaatcagacgTCCACTAAAGAGTCAGGATCCGCCCCAGGTTTCTTCCCAATGGGGAGTTTCTCCTGGCCACCATCGCTTCATGCTTGCTCTTGGGGGATgagttggttttctttttttttctgattcttaAACACATTTCGAGGTGACTATTCAGcactgtataaataaagttgactcGACATTTTTGTCAATTTCTTAAAGGTGACTTATCAATGAGGGAAACATCtagctacttcctgttcttacagtattttccgcactataatgcgcacctagaagcctttgattttcacaaaaaccgacagtgcaccttataatccagtgcgccttataatccagtgttcttatatatgaaaatgttttaaataggccattcattgaaggtgcgctttatagttcagtgcgccttatagtgcagaaaatgttGTAATAAATGAGCAGAACACATTTGTTTGGATTCAGGAAACAATATTTAACTTCATAAAATTGTGACCTTTAGACGTGATGGTCAAAGGGTTAAACCCAACATCCTTTCATCTGATATCAGACACGTTTCTGCGTGGACGTCTCATCACCTGCTGTGCCCTGAAGCTCTTCAGCTCCTGCTCCAGTCGCGTTCGGAGGCGCAGCTCCAGCGTTTCCCTCTTCTCGCAGGCCACCTGCAGCTGGGCCAGCGCACTCTGCAGACGCTCCACTTTCTCCACATAGGCTCTTTTCCTCTGCAGCTCATCTTCCAGTTGGTGGTTGCGGGCCTGCGTGGAGACCAGCGCCTGCTCCAGCAGCTCCCGTCTTCGCTGGCACTCTTCCCCGGAGACGCGCAGCTGCTTGACCTGCCGCTCCAGCTGTTCACGCTCCCGCTGCTGCTCCTCATCTAAGATACACAAAAGGAGAACGCTGTCGGTGAGAGTCACAATGATGTCATCCTGGAGGATGTGAGGGTTGTCATCTCTTGTTGTCCGTGATCAAGAGCAGGAGGTTGACTGAATGCTGTTCAGCAGTTATAGACTAGTTCAGTGGGACAAACACTTCACCTCCAAGACTTACATTTGGATGGAATGTGATCCAACAAGAGatagttatactcttaaagtgCCTCAGTGTTCTACGATGAATAAGAATTCCAACCAGTTCGCTGCACCAAAATTAGCaattaaagagaaaacaaaatattgcatTCACTAATTCATAAACTGTGTAAAAAGGGCAGCAATTTATCCATTGTGCCACTTTAAAAGGGGGGGTTGATTACACAACACAAGGGCCTGCCTACAGAGGGAATGCAGACTTCCTCTTATCCACTTACGCACACAGGCATAGCTTTGTACTGGGAAAAGCTCTGGAATGCTTCTAAGAGCATGAAGTAAACAAGCAGCTCAAAATATAATTCAAGTGATCCTTATGGGACAAAACCCTACACATTACAATTTAAATTATGTAAAGGATTTCAGGAAACAGGCAGTAATTCTGATCTTACCTGTTCACAGTATATCAGATGATGCAACTACAGGTCATTACGAGtgtattttgtaaatataaatttagaGCTAAGTTTCATAAATGAATCATGAGTGTTTACTCTACAGCACAGGACAGTAATAAAGGAACAGAAACCGGCCAACTGTGATTAAaccagaggaaaagaaatgcCCAAACAAGGAGTGTGAGTGAGTTTCTCAGGGGTCATGCTGAGTCGGATCTGAACGGCCTGCAGTACCAGACTTATTAGTTCCACTTGAAGAGGGAAGTCAGCAGATATGCAAAACTGAGTGGGGTGTGGGGAATTCCTAATGCAGGAACAGCTTGaaataccaaaaaataaaaataataaaaatacctgGAACCCAGGCCACATTTACTACAGCAATGAAAAATGATTGGTGGATAAGTGCCAAGAGTAGCTCTTCACTTTAAAGATGGAGCCATTCGGGCCCTGAAACAAGGCCACAGCGTTTACATTACGCCACCTCACTGGTGTAGGAAACCAATCCCTGCTCTGCTATGTTCCTGTCATTGTTCAGTTTTCACAAGGCAAAAGGGATTTACCAAAAATAAGGGtctacctcctcctctctgctacGAGAAGACAAATTGTAACTCTGACACTTACTCTGCTCCAGCAGCTTAACAAAGACGTTCTGCCTCTGGTCTGTACACTCTGCCTCCTTGGCCGTTCGCTGTTTGGTAGCCGTGTCAAGTTGTTCTGAAGAGGGGACGACACACAGCATGACAGTTATTCACATTGGGTCGTGTTTAGACACAGGCTGAATATGAACACGACTGCTTAGGTCGTTGTGTCAGAATGGAGACGTACCTCTCAGGTCTCTGTTAAAGTCGTGCATCCTCTTGATCTCAGCCTCCAGTTTGTTCCTCATCGTTTTCTCCAAACTCTCCCTCTTGGCCGAGCCTTTCATCAGAGTCTCATACGCTTCAGATATCCTCTGAATCTCTGACTCCAGCTGGGAAGGAAAGGTGAGATGATCAGCCCTTCAGAGGTATCTGCAGTCATTGTCTGCATTGTGTTCTGGGTTTCAGCTGCTAACAGCCTGAATGAGGCTCATCAGTCATCTTTACAAACGCTggcctttcttcttctttttttactgcctgCAGGCAAATGGCTCTAACTGTATGCGCAAGTGAAAAGTGGGAATCAACATTCCTGAGTGAACAACGGAGTCCCAGGTGTCGAggcatttatttcctttcaggGCAACATGCCAGCATTCTTGAAAGAATAGAGCAGGATGTGTCGAAGGACTGGGACGGAGAGGAAACTCACAACGTGACATGAAACccataaaataaacatgatttaaatgttttgatgttttcctTCAATCAACTTAACGAATCACTTATCTGGTTAAAGATAAGTCCCTCTCAAAACACTTATCTCCTGTGGTGGATGTTAATAAACAAGCTAACAAGAATctcaaacacaagaaagaagaagcttttgtttttttcgatGGTCACATCCGATGTCTCCACTCATCAACACCTCCTTCTCTCACCTTCTGCAGCCTGGCTGCCTTCTCTGCGTAAACCTCAAGCTCCTTCCTCAGTCGCTCGTTCTCCCGCATCAACACCTCGTTCTGGGGCGTCTGGTGGCTGCAGGCTGTGGTGATGCTGCTGTGAGGCACCTGGGACTGAGCAGACACATACCTGTCCAGGAGGATGTCAGACGTTACTACATCGAAAACTTGTGAGTCACAACTTTTCTTCTAAATCACAGATCCACAGAATCCTCCGTCTTACCTGTGATGCTGTGAGTAGAAAGGTGGAGGGGGGTCTCTGAAGTATTGTCCTTGTTCCAGCTGGTGGCTGACCGTATATCCAGGTGGTCTAGCAAAGACAGGGTATTCCGGGGGTGGCCCTCGTTGGTCCACACACTGCTGCCTGCTGGGTGCCATAGAGTTTGTTGCGTTATTATCGTACAGCTGTGGGTAGCTGTGTGAGGAGCTCATAGCCAGGCTGTGGCTACGTCCATTCCTCTCTAAGGAAAGCTGCAGGAGCCTCTCGCTGAGGGAGCGGGCATGCTCCCTCTTCAGATCCCACTGTCCCTCGCTGTGACTCCCCATTTTATCCATGCTGGGCCCCTCCTGCTCTGCCTGCCCCTGCTGAGAGATCAGGTACTGGGAGTGGGCTTTGGCTTCCTCGTATGTAGGCAGCTCCTCTCCATGGAGCTGGTACAGGTGGCACACCTGGTTCTCAGAGTACATGCATTCCCCTTGGTGCTCCTGGCCTTGAGGCTCCTGCCGTTTTGACATCTGGATGTACTGGGAATCCTCCTGAGTCAGGCTCTCCAGAGAGGAGCGGGGGCTGCCTGTGCCCCCGCCGCTGCTGCCTCCACGCAGGGCCTGCTGCTGGATGGCGAGAAGGGTGCGAGTGTCGGTCAGGTTCCCGTAGCGTAGCTGCTCTTGGATGAGACGGTGCAGGACCGTTCCAGAGGAGTCTTCAGAGGTTCTCATTTCAGTCAGAGAGAAACGAGCATGAATAAACGACACCCCAGAGATGGCAGTTCACAAAGCACAAACCTGTaggagaaataataataaattattattacaatgaATACACACGTTAACAATTTATATCAGCTCAGTCTGTTATCAGGATCCCTCATCTTTGTTATTATCATTCAATGATCCTTGGAGACTCAAGCACAAGAAAACAGATTATTCCTCTTATTTTCCAAACTTTTATTGTTCCAAATACCTGAGCTGGAAATACCCCCGACAGTAATGTCAGAATAGATTCGATTTTACTGCCCCCACACTCTGAAGCATGAGCTTCCGCACCTCAAGGAAACATCACAAAACTTcacacaaaagcacaacacAGAGACAAAATGTGTTGTCTTAACAACATCCCATGCGTACATCCGAAATTCGGTAGAATATGCAAAAAGAAATTCcttttctaaaaataatgttttctaaAATCTCATTACTCTGATAAAAATCGTAGAGAAATGCTACCAGAAAccgaagaaaaagaaacaaatgaatgaacatgtTCCAAGATCTCAGTCTAAAAGAGTATtaagactaaaaaaaacccccaaaaaaaccccaaaaataaatctcaaacaataataatgacgCATCACCTTTGCGCCTCGCGAATAATCCGAACAAATGGGATTTAAACTACGCACTACATCCCGACCAGAGCGAAAAACAAGATGTTACCTTTACCTTGTTATTGTCTCATCACATTAAATAATGAAGGCTGGTGCGATCTCTCCAATGCTTTGCGCGCAGTTCCACTCGAGTTCGTTCCTCCGGGTCTCTGCGGACGTGTGTGCGCGCAGGCGGGCAGAAACAGACTAGACTGAGCGCAGTGGAGCTGGAGCTGCGCATAAATAACTGAGGGCTGATTGTTCGCTGCGGATGGA is a window of Antennarius striatus isolate MH-2024 chromosome 7, ASM4005453v1, whole genome shotgun sequence DNA encoding:
- the amotl2a gene encoding angiomotin-like 2a gives rise to the protein MRTSEDSSGTVLHRLIQEQLRYGNLTDTRTLLAIQQQALRGGSSGGGTGSPRSSLESLTQEDSQYIQMSKRQEPQGQEHQGECMYSENQVCHLYQLHGEELPTYEEAKAHSQYLISQQGQAEQEGPSMDKMGSHSEGQWDLKREHARSLSERLLQLSLERNGRSHSLAMSSSHSYPQLYDNNATNSMAPSRQQCVDQRGPPPEYPVFARPPGYTVSHQLEQGQYFRDPPPPFYSQHHRYVSAQSQVPHSSITTACSHQTPQNEVLMRENERLRKELEVYAEKAARLQKLESEIQRISEAYETLMKGSAKRESLEKTMRNKLEAEIKRMHDFNRDLREQLDTATKQRTAKEAECTDQRQNVFVKLLEQNEEQQREREQLERQVKQLRVSGEECQRRRELLEQALVSTQARNHQLEDELQRKRAYVEKVERLQSALAQLQVACEKRETLELRLRTRLEQELKSFRAQQAQNQAANPTMSEVSSSTMQQQLREKEERVLALEADITKWEQKYLEESTMRQFAMDAAATAAAQRDTTIINHSPRHSPNSSFNEDLPLSSHRHQEMENRIRALYAHLLEKDAVIKVLQQRSKWEQGNLEKQGLRLARSVPSINTVSVCTDTKVKSLSDDQTGAAGLQSRPHGASQGQREDRSIHSEPLQPDPEPTAKPNKLQTSEVTSAASTDVSEELTAPLKTFKSINRSDAEVVEILI